In Primulina huaijiensis isolate GDHJ02 chromosome 6, ASM1229523v2, whole genome shotgun sequence, a single window of DNA contains:
- the LOC140979847 gene encoding uncharacterized protein isoform X3, with amino-acid sequence MFHLYSQLKMGSAIVDLWQLLLSKKEPITIQEANLLMKWQSQTLRNSMIGFSGAAIVSMLVTPRRLNIFVRGSLSLGTSIVCALWNFGRSLESWNDHFLSLEGSRMQRELADIMLKRYRYDPWVLQRLSKHFYLEEVYEDSSADKPKFLWQSRYFYGDPASDFQNTSYNDIKTDSSKNDAEKTTVESKEVYVNTAADDSQNPFDFVFGLPGSAENIPPKTSSTSPGRSSLRERRSRRRHRSRHQEDSDV; translated from the exons ATGTTTCATCTGTACAGCCAACTTAAAATGGGTTCAGCGATTGTTGATCTTTGGCAACTACTTCTCTCAAAAAAg GAGCCAATCACAATTCAAGAAGCAAATTTACTGATGAAATGGCAAAGTCAGACTCTGAGAAACTCGATGATTGGTTTCTCTGGTGCTGCTATTGTTTCCATGCTAG TGACCCCAAGGAGGCTAAATATTTTTGTCCGTGGTAGCCTTTCACTTG GGACTTCTATTGTTTGCGCATTGTGGAATTTTGGTAGGTCTCTTGAATCATGGAATGACCATTTTCTTTCGCTGGAAGGCAGTCGGATGCAGAGAGAATTGGCAGACAT AATGCTGAAGAGGTATAGATATGATCCGTGGGTACTTCAACGTCTCTCAAAGCATTTTTACTTGGAAGAAGTTTATGAAGATTCATCAGCAGACAAGCCAAAATTTTTGTGGCAAAGTCGATACTTTTATGGAGATCCCGCTTCTGATTTTCAGAATACATCATATAATGATATAAAAACTGATTCAAGCAAGAATGATGCCGAGAAGACTACTGTAGAGTCCAAGGAAGTTTAT GTTAACACTGCCGCTGATGATTCACAGAATCCATTTGATTTTGTATTTGGGCTCCCCGGAAGTGCAGAAAACATCCCTCCCAAAACTTCAAGCACATCACCTGGAAGATCGAGTCTCAGAGAAAGACGTTCTCGACGCAGGCACAGAAGCCGTCATCAAGAAGATTCAGATGTTTGA
- the LOC140979847 gene encoding uncharacterized protein isoform X1, which yields MFHLYSQLKMGSAIVDLWQLLLSKKVFEQEPITIQEANLLMKWQSQTLRNSMIGFSGAAIVSMLVTPRRLNIFVRGSLSLGTSIVCALWNFGRSLESWNDHFLSLEGSRMQRELADIMLKRYRYDPWVLQRLSKHFYLEEVYEDSSADKPKFLWQSRYFYGDPASDFQNTSYNDIKTDSSKNDAEKTTVESKEVYVNTAADDSQNPFDFVFGLPGSAENIPPKTSSTSPGRSSLRERRSRRRHRSRHQEDSDV from the exons ATGTTTCATCTGTACAGCCAACTTAAAATGGGTTCAGCGATTGTTGATCTTTGGCAACTACTTCTCTCAAAAAAggtattt GAGCAGGAGCCAATCACAATTCAAGAAGCAAATTTACTGATGAAATGGCAAAGTCAGACTCTGAGAAACTCGATGATTGGTTTCTCTGGTGCTGCTATTGTTTCCATGCTAG TGACCCCAAGGAGGCTAAATATTTTTGTCCGTGGTAGCCTTTCACTTG GGACTTCTATTGTTTGCGCATTGTGGAATTTTGGTAGGTCTCTTGAATCATGGAATGACCATTTTCTTTCGCTGGAAGGCAGTCGGATGCAGAGAGAATTGGCAGACAT AATGCTGAAGAGGTATAGATATGATCCGTGGGTACTTCAACGTCTCTCAAAGCATTTTTACTTGGAAGAAGTTTATGAAGATTCATCAGCAGACAAGCCAAAATTTTTGTGGCAAAGTCGATACTTTTATGGAGATCCCGCTTCTGATTTTCAGAATACATCATATAATGATATAAAAACTGATTCAAGCAAGAATGATGCCGAGAAGACTACTGTAGAGTCCAAGGAAGTTTAT GTTAACACTGCCGCTGATGATTCACAGAATCCATTTGATTTTGTATTTGGGCTCCCCGGAAGTGCAGAAAACATCCCTCCCAAAACTTCAAGCACATCACCTGGAAGATCGAGTCTCAGAGAAAGACGTTCTCGACGCAGGCACAGAAGCCGTCATCAAGAAGATTCAGATGTTTGA
- the LOC140979847 gene encoding uncharacterized protein isoform X2, translating to MFHLYSQLKMGSAIVDLWQLLLSKKEQEPITIQEANLLMKWQSQTLRNSMIGFSGAAIVSMLVTPRRLNIFVRGSLSLGTSIVCALWNFGRSLESWNDHFLSLEGSRMQRELADIMLKRYRYDPWVLQRLSKHFYLEEVYEDSSADKPKFLWQSRYFYGDPASDFQNTSYNDIKTDSSKNDAEKTTVESKEVYVNTAADDSQNPFDFVFGLPGSAENIPPKTSSTSPGRSSLRERRSRRRHRSRHQEDSDV from the exons ATGTTTCATCTGTACAGCCAACTTAAAATGGGTTCAGCGATTGTTGATCTTTGGCAACTACTTCTCTCAAAAAAg GAGCAGGAGCCAATCACAATTCAAGAAGCAAATTTACTGATGAAATGGCAAAGTCAGACTCTGAGAAACTCGATGATTGGTTTCTCTGGTGCTGCTATTGTTTCCATGCTAG TGACCCCAAGGAGGCTAAATATTTTTGTCCGTGGTAGCCTTTCACTTG GGACTTCTATTGTTTGCGCATTGTGGAATTTTGGTAGGTCTCTTGAATCATGGAATGACCATTTTCTTTCGCTGGAAGGCAGTCGGATGCAGAGAGAATTGGCAGACAT AATGCTGAAGAGGTATAGATATGATCCGTGGGTACTTCAACGTCTCTCAAAGCATTTTTACTTGGAAGAAGTTTATGAAGATTCATCAGCAGACAAGCCAAAATTTTTGTGGCAAAGTCGATACTTTTATGGAGATCCCGCTTCTGATTTTCAGAATACATCATATAATGATATAAAAACTGATTCAAGCAAGAATGATGCCGAGAAGACTACTGTAGAGTCCAAGGAAGTTTAT GTTAACACTGCCGCTGATGATTCACAGAATCCATTTGATTTTGTATTTGGGCTCCCCGGAAGTGCAGAAAACATCCCTCCCAAAACTTCAAGCACATCACCTGGAAGATCGAGTCTCAGAGAAAGACGTTCTCGACGCAGGCACAGAAGCCGTCATCAAGAAGATTCAGATGTTTGA
- the LOC140979847 gene encoding uncharacterized protein isoform X4: MGSAIVDLWQLLLSKKVFEQEPITIQEANLLMKWQSQTLRNSMIGFSGAAIVSMLVTPRRLNIFVRGSLSLGTSIVCALWNFGRSLESWNDHFLSLEGSRMQRELADIMLKRYRYDPWVLQRLSKHFYLEEVYEDSSADKPKFLWQSRYFYGDPASDFQNTSYNDIKTDSSKNDAEKTTVESKEVYVNTAADDSQNPFDFVFGLPGSAENIPPKTSSTSPGRSSLRERRSRRRHRSRHQEDSDV; the protein is encoded by the exons ATGGGTTCAGCGATTGTTGATCTTTGGCAACTACTTCTCTCAAAAAAggtattt GAGCAGGAGCCAATCACAATTCAAGAAGCAAATTTACTGATGAAATGGCAAAGTCAGACTCTGAGAAACTCGATGATTGGTTTCTCTGGTGCTGCTATTGTTTCCATGCTAG TGACCCCAAGGAGGCTAAATATTTTTGTCCGTGGTAGCCTTTCACTTG GGACTTCTATTGTTTGCGCATTGTGGAATTTTGGTAGGTCTCTTGAATCATGGAATGACCATTTTCTTTCGCTGGAAGGCAGTCGGATGCAGAGAGAATTGGCAGACAT AATGCTGAAGAGGTATAGATATGATCCGTGGGTACTTCAACGTCTCTCAAAGCATTTTTACTTGGAAGAAGTTTATGAAGATTCATCAGCAGACAAGCCAAAATTTTTGTGGCAAAGTCGATACTTTTATGGAGATCCCGCTTCTGATTTTCAGAATACATCATATAATGATATAAAAACTGATTCAAGCAAGAATGATGCCGAGAAGACTACTGTAGAGTCCAAGGAAGTTTAT GTTAACACTGCCGCTGATGATTCACAGAATCCATTTGATTTTGTATTTGGGCTCCCCGGAAGTGCAGAAAACATCCCTCCCAAAACTTCAAGCACATCACCTGGAAGATCGAGTCTCAGAGAAAGACGTTCTCGACGCAGGCACAGAAGCCGTCATCAAGAAGATTCAGATGTTTGA
- the LOC140979847 gene encoding uncharacterized protein isoform X5 codes for MGSAIVDLWQLLLSKKEQEPITIQEANLLMKWQSQTLRNSMIGFSGAAIVSMLVTPRRLNIFVRGSLSLGTSIVCALWNFGRSLESWNDHFLSLEGSRMQRELADIMLKRYRYDPWVLQRLSKHFYLEEVYEDSSADKPKFLWQSRYFYGDPASDFQNTSYNDIKTDSSKNDAEKTTVESKEVYVNTAADDSQNPFDFVFGLPGSAENIPPKTSSTSPGRSSLRERRSRRRHRSRHQEDSDV; via the exons ATGGGTTCAGCGATTGTTGATCTTTGGCAACTACTTCTCTCAAAAAAg GAGCAGGAGCCAATCACAATTCAAGAAGCAAATTTACTGATGAAATGGCAAAGTCAGACTCTGAGAAACTCGATGATTGGTTTCTCTGGTGCTGCTATTGTTTCCATGCTAG TGACCCCAAGGAGGCTAAATATTTTTGTCCGTGGTAGCCTTTCACTTG GGACTTCTATTGTTTGCGCATTGTGGAATTTTGGTAGGTCTCTTGAATCATGGAATGACCATTTTCTTTCGCTGGAAGGCAGTCGGATGCAGAGAGAATTGGCAGACAT AATGCTGAAGAGGTATAGATATGATCCGTGGGTACTTCAACGTCTCTCAAAGCATTTTTACTTGGAAGAAGTTTATGAAGATTCATCAGCAGACAAGCCAAAATTTTTGTGGCAAAGTCGATACTTTTATGGAGATCCCGCTTCTGATTTTCAGAATACATCATATAATGATATAAAAACTGATTCAAGCAAGAATGATGCCGAGAAGACTACTGTAGAGTCCAAGGAAGTTTAT GTTAACACTGCCGCTGATGATTCACAGAATCCATTTGATTTTGTATTTGGGCTCCCCGGAAGTGCAGAAAACATCCCTCCCAAAACTTCAAGCACATCACCTGGAAGATCGAGTCTCAGAGAAAGACGTTCTCGACGCAGGCACAGAAGCCGTCATCAAGAAGATTCAGATGTTTGA
- the LOC140979848 gene encoding uncharacterized protein has protein sequence MRVHPMTTKRNVAIRDDDGHDFSSMGGNVQKKLKKLPHVFSKVLELPFRSDADVVVEEGADFFRFIVEIEVDGYDVSVGDVRAHAVEIHPGVIKIVVRNNLGSSRMSDVKLSLNKLEVDTWRYRLPPSSLPEMATAMFMDGALTVTVPKGGGRREFVDGIDGWGGGNLVLVQ, from the coding sequence ATGAGGGTGCACCCCATGACAACCAAGAGAAACGTCGCCATCCGAGACGACGACGGTCACGATTTCAGCTCTATGGGAGGAAATGTCCAAAAGAAGCTTAAGAAACTCCCTCATGTTTTCAGCAAAGTCCTGGAGCTTCCGTTTAGGTCGGATGCGGATGTGGTGGTGGAAGAGGGGGCTGATTTCTTCAGATTCATCGTGGAAATCGAGGTGGATGGCTATGATGTCAGCGTCGGAGATGTCAGGGCTCATGCAGTGGAGATTCATCCGGGGGTGATCAAGATTGTGGTTAGAAACAACCTGGGGTCGTCGAGGATGAGTGACGTGAAGTTGTCCTTGAACAAGTTGGAGGTGGACACGTGGAGGTATCGATTGCCACCCTCGAGCCTCCCGGAGATGGCCACCGCAATGTTTATGGACGGAGCATTGACCGTCACCGTGCCGAAAGGCGGAGGTAGGAGGGAGTTTGTGGATGGGATAGATGGTTGGGGAGGTGGCAATCTCGTTCTTGTGCAGTAA